From the Oncorhynchus nerka isolate Pitt River linkage group LG28, Oner_Uvic_2.0, whole genome shotgun sequence genome, one window contains:
- the LOC115112817 gene encoding ras association domain-containing protein 10-like, translating to MMESKESKISVWVCREEKLVSGLSKRTTCADVVNVLLEDQNLQQCVSVAMLSGSPQSYCIVEKWRGSERILPNKTKILRLWGAWGEEQENVRFVLVKNEASLANHGPRSAEARVVLSKESPCIYKGTARATMGFSPEKQRRIVRKAFRKLDKINKKKAQTVSKDAPTGEKMETLVHLVISQDHTIRQQIQRIKELDREIEMYEAKVHFDRMKMHGINYVQDTYLVDAHSDGLSKQEGEKPCSAEAVAQFEEYAQRCEEVIRLQDELAEHEALMDSITVEIQEELNQRWMKRRQEELSSKEVKPSAGETAMWVSTAHATHTDTLALEADTSFDNDLLLEEERIKTQLDTSLYIGLRLNTDLEAIRNDLNVTQDIWGAKEKEIRDLLEKVNSLYIEDDETPSEDNDCNSVVTEAAMMRPLETKSEWVEQARGLSKTCNANDDDSDTGLSSMHSQDSDNPPVCESLV from the coding sequence ATGATGGAGTCCAAGGAAAGTAAGATATCTGTGTGGGTTTGCCGAGAGGAGAAGCTTGTCTCCGGACTGTCAAAGCGCACCACCTGTGCAGATGTGGTCAATGTGCTCCTAGAGGATCAAAACTTGCAACAATGTGTCTCTGTAGCCATGCTCTCGGGATCACCCCAGTCCTATTGCATCGTAGAAAAATGGAGAGGATCTGAGAGAATTTTGCCCAATAAAACGAAGATCCTTCGACTTTGGGGCGCgtggggagaggagcaggagaacgTGCGCTTTGTGTTGGTTAAAAATGAGGCTTCTTTGGCTAACCATGGACCCCGGAGCGCAGAGGCCCGTGTGGTGCTCAGCAAGGAGAGCCCGTGCATTTACAAGGGGACAGCAAGAGCCACCATGGGCTTCTCACCCGAGAAACAACGTCGGATTGTTAGGAAAGCTTTCAGAAAGttggataaaataaataaaaagaaggCGCAAACCGTGTCCAAGGATGCGCCCACTGGGGAGAAAATGGAAACTTTGGTTCACCTGGTCATATCCCAGGACCACACAATCCGCCAACAGATCCAGAGAATTAAAGAactggacagagagatagaaatgTATGAAGCTAAAGTTCATTTTGACAGGATGAAAATGCATGGGATCAATTACGTGCAGGACACATACTTAGTGGATGCGCATTCTGACGGGCTCTCCAAGCAGGAGGGTGAGAAGCCGTGCTCGGCGGAGGCTGTTGCCCAGTTTGAGGAGTATGCCCAACGGTGTGAGGAGGTGATTAGACTTCAGGATGAATTGGCTGAGCACGAAGCGCTCATGGACAGTATTACTGTGGAGATCCAAGAGGAACTGAATCAGAGGTGGATGAAGCGAAGGCAAGAGGAGCTGTCAAGTAAAGAGGTGAAACCCAGCGCGGGAGAGACCGCTATGTGGGTATCAACAGCCCAtgcgacacacacagacactttagCCCTCGAGGCTGACACATCATTCGATAACGATTTGcttctggaggaggagaggatcaaAACGCAGCTGGATACTAGTTTATACATTGGACTGCGCTTGAACACGGATTTGGAGGCTATTAGGAATGATTTGAATGTAACCCAGGATATTTGGGGGGCGAAAGAAAAGGAGATACGGGATTTGCTGGAGAAAGTGAACTCATTGTATATAGAGGATGACGAGACACCAAGCGAGGACAATGACTGCAACTCTGTGGTTACTGAGGCAGCAATGATGCGTCCCCTGGAGACGAAAAGCGAGTGGGTGGAGCAAGCCAGGGGCCTTTCAAAGACATGCAATGCCAACGATGACGACTCAGACACTGGCCTGAGCTCCATGCACAGTCAGGACTCGGATAACCCGCCTGTGTGCGAGTCATTGGTATAA